One Nostoc sp. UHCC 0302 DNA window includes the following coding sequences:
- the psb27 gene encoding photosystem II protein Psb27, producing MKRYWSRLLALVLVLAIGLMGCSGSPDSLTGDYRQDTLTVVNAMRQALDLSEDSPNKTEIQAEARQKINDFSARYQRANSVSGLSSFTTVRTALNSLAGHYSSYPNRPVPQKLKNRLEKELQQVESALKRGG from the coding sequence ATGAAGCGCTATTGGTCGCGTCTGCTTGCGCTAGTTTTGGTTCTAGCCATTGGCTTAATGGGCTGTTCTGGTAGTCCAGATAGTTTGACAGGGGATTATCGGCAAGACACTTTGACTGTAGTTAATGCCATGAGACAAGCCCTGGATTTATCAGAGGATTCACCAAATAAAACAGAAATTCAAGCAGAAGCGCGTCAAAAAATTAATGACTTTTCAGCTCGCTACCAACGGGCAAACTCAGTTTCTGGTCTTAGCTCCTTTACAACCGTCCGAACAGCCCTCAACTCCCTAGCTGGACATTACAGTTCTTATCCAAATCGTCCCGTACCGCAAAAGCTCAAAAATCGTTTAGAAAAAGAGTTACAGCAGGTAGAATCAGCGCTTAAGCGTGGTGGTTAA
- the polA gene encoding DNA polymerase I produces MSQTSFNQLTSDSTTATRPTFILVDGHSLAYRSYFAFAKGRDGGLRTKAGIPTSICFGFIKCLLEVMATQQPQAMAVAFDLAETTFRHEADDTYKAGRPETPEDFIPDLENLQELLNGFNLPIFTAPGYEADDVLGTLAQRATAAEYKVKILTGDRDLFQLIDPDKEITVLNFSPDALKRSTNSITEFEAEQVKEKLGVLPTQIVDFKALCGDKSDNIPGVKGIGEKTAVQLLNTYGSLEQIYAALDEIKGATQKKLATGKEDAEKSRYLAQIVIDVPIEVDLEKCKLKGFDTNVLTPILEKLEFKKFLGQINELQQRFGGLVEEVQTAEATDTADTEPEFESGDLAFFSFAETQAAQEQSALLGDGSQTLIQPNIIDTEAKLTELVKLLQKFTNPQTPVAWDTETTDLEPRDAELVGIGCCWGTKPDEVAYIPLGHKTGENLNLDVALTALRPILESAEYPKSLQNAKFDRLVFRCQGINLAGVVFDPMLASYLLNADTSHNLSDLAQRYLGLIAKSYVDLVPKGKSIADIDIPAVADYCGMDVYSTFGLVPKLREELEKIPALYKLLVEVEQPLEAVLAEMEYTGVRINSAYLKELSQQLEIDLARLQEQAIEIAGENFNLGSPKQLSQILFEKLGLSTKHSRKIQTGYSTDAATLEKLQEVDDTGFVEAIIQYRTLSKLKSTYVDALPALVRPDTQRLHTDFNQVATSTGRLSSSNPNLQNIPIRTAFSRQIRKAFLPEPGWLMVAADYSQIELRILAHLSQEPILVQAYQQNEDIHTVTARLVFEKEDITSDERRLAKTINFGVIYGMGSLRFSRSTGIDKAVANEFIKRFNERYPKVFAYLEGVKKQAIAQGYVETILGRRRYVEFTNNSLRKLKDRNPEDIDLSKLKNLGPYDAGLLRSAANAPIQGSSADIIKIAMVKLHEILKGYQARLLLQVHDELVFEVSPQEWEELQPQIKSVMEDAVQLSVPLIVDVRAGENWMETK; encoded by the coding sequence ATGTCCCAAACTTCCTTTAACCAGTTGACTTCCGATTCTACTACCGCAACACGCCCCACGTTTATCCTAGTGGATGGACACTCCCTCGCTTATCGTTCATACTTCGCCTTTGCTAAAGGACGAGATGGCGGACTGCGTACCAAAGCGGGAATTCCAACCAGTATCTGTTTTGGCTTTATTAAGTGCTTACTAGAGGTAATGGCAACACAACAGCCACAAGCAATGGCTGTTGCCTTTGATTTGGCTGAGACAACCTTCCGGCATGAAGCCGATGATACTTATAAAGCTGGTCGTCCTGAAACGCCAGAAGATTTTATTCCTGACTTAGAAAATCTCCAAGAGTTGCTCAATGGCTTTAATCTGCCGATTTTCACTGCCCCTGGTTACGAGGCAGACGATGTTTTGGGAACTTTAGCACAGAGAGCAACTGCTGCTGAGTATAAAGTGAAGATTCTGACTGGCGATCGCGATTTATTTCAATTGATTGACCCTGATAAAGAAATCACTGTGCTAAATTTCAGTCCAGATGCCCTAAAGCGTTCTACAAATAGCATCACTGAATTTGAAGCAGAACAAGTTAAAGAAAAGCTTGGCGTTTTACCTACACAAATTGTTGATTTTAAAGCTCTTTGTGGTGATAAATCAGATAATATTCCTGGGGTTAAAGGAATAGGAGAAAAGACCGCAGTACAGCTGCTTAATACTTATGGTTCTCTTGAGCAAATTTATGCTGCTTTAGATGAAATTAAAGGTGCTACTCAGAAAAAACTGGCAACAGGTAAAGAAGATGCTGAGAAATCTCGCTATTTAGCACAAATAGTTATTGATGTTCCTATAGAAGTTGATTTAGAAAAGTGTAAATTAAAAGGATTTGATACAAACGTCCTTACACCAATTTTAGAAAAGTTAGAATTTAAGAAATTTTTAGGACAAATCAACGAACTTCAGCAACGTTTTGGTGGTTTAGTTGAAGAAGTACAAACAGCTGAGGCAACAGATACAGCAGACACAGAACCAGAATTTGAAAGCGGGGATCTGGCATTTTTCAGTTTTGCTGAAACACAAGCTGCACAAGAGCAATCTGCTTTATTAGGCGACGGTTCCCAAACACTAATTCAACCAAACATCATCGATACAGAAGCCAAACTAACTGAGTTAGTGAAGCTTTTGCAAAAATTTACTAATCCACAAACACCTGTTGCTTGGGATACTGAAACCACAGACTTAGAACCAAGAGACGCTGAATTAGTAGGAATTGGTTGCTGTTGGGGAACAAAACCAGATGAAGTTGCCTATATTCCCCTTGGGCATAAAACTGGGGAAAATTTGAATCTAGATGTAGCACTAACAGCACTACGTCCAATTTTAGAAAGTGCAGAATATCCTAAGAGTTTACAGAATGCCAAATTTGACCGCTTAGTTTTCCGCTGTCAAGGAATTAACTTGGCGGGAGTGGTGTTTGATCCAATGCTAGCAAGTTATCTTCTAAATGCAGATACTAGCCATAATTTGAGCGACTTGGCTCAGCGATATTTGGGATTGATAGCAAAAAGTTATGTGGATTTAGTTCCTAAAGGCAAAAGTATCGCTGACATAGATATTCCTGCTGTTGCAGATTACTGCGGTATGGATGTTTATTCTACATTTGGATTAGTGCCGAAACTGCGTGAGGAACTGGAGAAAATTCCAGCTCTGTACAAGTTGTTAGTAGAAGTAGAGCAGCCTCTAGAAGCAGTTTTAGCGGAAATGGAATATACAGGTGTCCGCATTAATTCAGCTTATTTAAAAGAACTTTCGCAGCAGTTAGAAATAGATTTAGCAAGGTTGCAGGAACAAGCTATTGAAATAGCTGGGGAAAATTTTAACTTGGGTTCTCCCAAACAATTGAGCCAGATATTATTTGAAAAATTAGGATTAAGCACCAAGCATTCCCGTAAAATTCAGACGGGATACTCTACAGACGCAGCAACACTAGAAAAACTCCAAGAAGTTGATGATACTGGGTTTGTTGAGGCGATTATTCAGTATCGCACTTTGTCGAAATTAAAGTCTACTTATGTTGATGCACTTCCAGCCCTAGTACGTCCAGATACCCAACGATTACATACTGATTTCAACCAAGTAGCAACATCAACTGGTAGATTATCTTCTTCCAATCCAAATTTACAAAATATCCCCATTCGGACTGCTTTTAGTCGTCAAATTCGTAAGGCATTTTTACCAGAACCTGGTTGGTTAATGGTGGCTGCTGATTACTCACAAATTGAGTTACGAATATTGGCTCATTTAAGTCAAGAGCCAATATTGGTGCAAGCATATCAGCAAAATGAAGATATTCATACCGTTACGGCGCGTTTGGTATTTGAAAAAGAAGACATAACATCAGATGAACGAAGGTTGGCCAAAACTATTAATTTTGGTGTAATTTATGGAATGGGTTCTCTAAGATTTTCGCGCTCAACAGGTATAGATAAAGCTGTTGCTAATGAGTTTATCAAGCGATTTAACGAACGCTATCCTAAAGTTTTCGCATATTTAGAGGGAGTGAAAAAGCAAGCGATCGCTCAAGGTTATGTAGAAACTATTCTCGGTCGTCGTCGTTATGTTGAGTTTACCAACAACAGTCTACGCAAGTTAAAAGATCGCAACCCAGAAGATATTGACTTGAGTAAATTAAAGAATTTGGGCCCTTACGATGCCGGATTACTACGCTCCGCTGCTAATGCACCAATTCAAGGTTCAAGTGCTGATATTATCAAAATTGCGATGGTAAAACTGCATGAAATTTTAAAAGGATATCAAGCACGTTTATTGTTACAAGTTCATGATGAATTAGTGTTTGAAGTTTCCCCCCAAGAGTGGGAAGAATTACAACCACAAATTAAGTCGGTGATGGAAGATGCGGTGCAATTAAGCGTACCGTTAATCGTAGATGTGCGTGCAGGTGAGAATTGGATGGAGACAAAGTAA
- a CDS encoding family 10 glycosylhydrolase: MSNRPLNVARPILFWRRLFAVIVTSSLLTPNFGSQPVGAQVTQYCQLSSTAAQKKENLRLSAFKGNQDAQARYQKLVRQQAKELQECRRRTWPQTQALWLRLYPCDIRPGAIEQIMDRIANRGYNQVYVEVFYDGQVLLPATANPTVWPSVIRTSGAENADLLSTAIQKGRQRGLKVYAWMFTTNFGYTYAQRRDREGAIARNGKGQTSLYVVNDSSQVFIDPYNPQAKRDYYNLVQQVLRRRPDGLLLDYIRYPRQTGSDSIATKVTDLWLFSPATQEALFRRALNYKGLDLIRRFLSKGYVTAGDITQVDKLYPQEGEPMWQGRIRPAQKSILPASNRQPLLQWELWQLCVAHAMQGIIDFISMASYPAKQQGIPTGAVFFPEGNQMLGQGYDSRLQPWDRFPSTLEWHPMSYMTCGNASCIAAQVKRVLSMAKPGTQVIPALAGKWGQSVSNRPPLEAQMQALRQFAPRLRGVSHFAYSWQYPQNDSDRKFCRIR, from the coding sequence ATGTCTAACCGTCCCTTGAACGTTGCAAGACCGATATTATTTTGGCGACGCCTTTTCGCTGTTATTGTCACTAGTAGCTTGTTAACCCCCAACTTTGGGAGCCAACCAGTAGGGGCGCAAGTCACGCAATATTGTCAGTTATCATCTACAGCGGCACAAAAGAAAGAAAACTTACGCCTGTCAGCTTTTAAAGGTAATCAAGATGCTCAGGCTCGTTACCAAAAGCTGGTGCGGCAACAGGCAAAAGAATTACAAGAGTGCCGCCGTCGTACTTGGCCCCAAACCCAAGCTCTTTGGTTGCGTTTGTATCCTTGCGACATTCGTCCAGGTGCAATCGAGCAAATTATGGATCGGATTGCTAACCGCGGTTATAACCAAGTTTATGTGGAAGTGTTTTACGACGGGCAAGTACTATTGCCAGCAACAGCTAACCCCACAGTTTGGCCTTCTGTAATTCGCACTTCAGGTGCAGAAAACGCCGATCTGCTCTCCACAGCAATTCAAAAAGGTCGGCAACGCGGTTTGAAAGTTTACGCCTGGATGTTTACAACAAATTTCGGCTATACTTACGCCCAGCGTCGAGATCGGGAAGGAGCGATCGCTCGCAATGGCAAGGGTCAAACTAGTCTATACGTTGTCAATGATAGCTCGCAAGTATTTATCGATCCCTACAACCCACAAGCTAAACGCGACTACTACAACTTAGTACAGCAAGTACTGCGCCGTCGCCCGGATGGCTTGCTATTGGACTACATACGCTATCCGCGACAAACAGGAAGTGATTCTATTGCCACCAAAGTCACAGATTTGTGGCTATTTAGTCCAGCAACCCAAGAAGCTTTATTTAGACGCGCCCTGAATTACAAAGGGCTGGACTTGATTCGGCGGTTTTTGAGTAAGGGTTACGTCACCGCCGGAGACATCACTCAAGTTGATAAACTTTATCCGCAGGAAGGTGAACCGATGTGGCAAGGGCGCATTCGGCCAGCCCAAAAGTCAATTCTGCCTGCAAGCAACAGACAACCACTTTTACAATGGGAGTTGTGGCAGCTTTGTGTTGCCCATGCCATGCAAGGAATCATAGATTTTATCAGCATGGCCAGTTATCCAGCAAAGCAACAAGGCATTCCTACAGGGGCGGTGTTTTTTCCTGAAGGCAACCAAATGTTAGGACAAGGCTATGATTCCCGCTTGCAACCTTGGGACAGATTCCCCAGCACTTTAGAATGGCATCCCATGTCTTATATGACTTGCGGTAATGCCAGTTGTATCGCGGCGCAAGTAAAAAGGGTTTTGAGTATGGCAAAACCAGGAACACAGGTGATTCCAGCTTTAGCTGGTAAATGGGGACAATCAGTCAGTAATCGTCCACCACTGGAAGCGCAAATGCAGGCACTTCGGCAATTTGCCCCTCGGTTGCGAGGAGTTAGCCATTTTGCTTATTCTTGGCAATACCCTCAAAATGATAGCGATCGCAAATTCTGCCGCATTCGGTAA
- a CDS encoding Crp/Fnr family transcriptional regulator — translation MTSLSSAERSLLPMQSPSSFSEASRPFLTWQRILDWAQEHYRCRTFSKDERIPARPGLLYLVQRGAIRMVGTAQVSATASQLTSRRINRTPEEAFLGFVGAGQPFEIVAQSPFTLQAYAHVDQTAVLWMYWHDLDNWPHFRREVMDAFRYQHQRKLLWLSALGQRRTIDRLLGFLTLLIEEYGEPAMSDTDPDVIRGYCLPFPLTHAQIGSAIGSTRVTVTRLMGKLRQRGLILTQGDNLICLPAESINRAN, via the coding sequence ATGACGTCTTTGTCTTCAGCCGAACGCTCTTTGTTACCTATGCAATCTCCATCTTCTTTTTCTGAGGCTTCACGGCCTTTTTTAACTTGGCAACGGATTCTTGATTGGGCTCAAGAACACTACCGCTGCCGCACCTTCAGCAAAGATGAGCGCATTCCAGCCCGCCCTGGATTGCTATATTTGGTGCAAAGGGGTGCGATCCGTATGGTAGGAACCGCCCAGGTTAGTGCTACAGCAAGTCAGCTCACGTCTCGACGAATCAACAGAACCCCCGAAGAAGCTTTCTTGGGTTTTGTTGGAGCGGGACAACCATTTGAAATTGTTGCTCAGTCTCCATTCACGCTCCAAGCTTATGCTCATGTAGACCAGACAGCGGTGTTGTGGATGTACTGGCATGACTTAGACAACTGGCCTCACTTCCGTCGCGAAGTTATGGATGCCTTTAGGTATCAGCACCAGCGCAAGTTGCTGTGGCTAAGTGCTTTGGGGCAACGCCGCACAATTGACCGACTCTTAGGATTTCTCACATTGTTGATTGAGGAATATGGAGAGCCAGCAATGAGCGACACCGATCCCGATGTAATTCGTGGCTATTGTCTGCCTTTCCCCCTTACTCATGCCCAAATTGGTAGTGCGATCGGTTCGACTCGTGTCACCGTCACCCGCTTAATGGGCAAGTTGCGTCAACGTGGCTTAATTCTCACCCAAGGGGATAATCTTATTTGCTTACCAGCAGAATCGATTAATAGAGCCAACTAA
- a CDS encoding DALR anticodon-binding domain-containing protein, whose translation MSENEEIYGTQLFKQIYVHHRLLVSKYTAIKRSIHSYLADVLSIYTKNEKSVLIEARNIPLSKGRNGNQIFYVSGVAMRLSKSQNQKSIEIANAIASHLLGICGDIFKVQIVPPGWIYLQLTDSALAAWLQSLAVGSLGQEIREEKGQLIPNPQYPIPIAPYPQRGAHLPQSLVPNSLFAVQYAHARCCSLVLLAHREGLIELREPVPDTSPVFWSVLSCNSLPWLNCDGKLRFNHPDEHFLIAELVQVVDNLDYFAVSGSWNWEKAALKLSQAFENFWRNCRIWGEMKITSSELAQARLGLVMATQSVLRLLLEEKLGIFAPLEL comes from the coding sequence ATGTCAGAAAATGAAGAAATATATGGTACACAGTTATTTAAACAAATCTACGTGCATCATAGGCTACTAGTTAGCAAATACACAGCAATTAAGCGCTCGATACACAGTTATTTAGCTGATGTACTAAGTATTTATACTAAAAATGAAAAATCTGTACTCATAGAAGCTAGAAATATTCCTCTATCTAAAGGTAGAAATGGTAATCAAATTTTCTATGTCTCAGGTGTGGCCATGAGGCTATCAAAATCTCAGAATCAAAAATCTATAGAGATAGCCAATGCGATCGCTTCACATTTATTAGGGATTTGTGGTGACATATTCAAGGTTCAAATAGTTCCCCCAGGTTGGATATATTTACAATTGACTGACTCTGCCTTAGCTGCTTGGCTGCAAAGCCTCGCTGTGGGTAGTCTGGGGCAGGAGATCAGGGAGGAAAAGGGGCAATTGATACCCAATCCCCAGTACCCAATCCCCATTGCCCCTTATCCCCAGAGGGGGGCCCACCTTCCCCAATCCCTAGTACCCAATTCGTTGTTTGCTGTACAGTATGCCCACGCACGCTGCTGCTCGCTAGTGTTACTGGCGCACCGTGAGGGATTAATTGAACTTAGGGAACCAGTTCCCGATACTAGTCCAGTTTTTTGGAGTGTTCTCTCTTGCAACTCCCTTCCTTGGCTCAACTGTGATGGTAAACTGCGCTTCAATCACCCAGATGAGCATTTTCTAATTGCTGAGCTAGTTCAAGTGGTAGATAATTTAGACTACTTTGCTGTTAGCGGATCATGGAACTGGGAAAAAGCAGCATTGAAGTTGAGCCAAGCTTTTGAAAACTTTTGGCGCAATTGCCGCATTTGGGGTGAGATGAAAATTACTTCATCAGAACTAGCTCAAGCCAGACTGGGATTAGTCATGGCTACTCAGTCTGTATTAAGGTTGTTGCTAGAAGAAAAACTGGGAATTTTTGCACCTTTGGAGCTATAA
- the cofH gene encoding 7,8-didemethyl-8-hydroxy-5-deazariboflavin synthase subunit CofH translates to MTKSAVETILERALVGCDLSLEEGAVLLKQTEPEAIAAICATADKLRYSQVGDTVTYIINRNINFTNICEQHCSFCAFRRDDGDNGAYWLDSAQILEKATDAVQRGATEICMQGGLNPQAQINGKSLPYYLKLVETIKQEFPQIHLHAFSPQEVQFIARLDGLKYADVIIALRDAGVGSMPGTAAEVLDDEVRRILCPEKIDTATWLEIVSTAHKLGLNTTSTMLSGHIETHEQQIGHLEKLRSLQKTAINQGYPARITEFILLPFVGQEAPKPLRRRVGRDQPVLADALLLGAVARIFLGNWIPNHQQSWVKLGLAGATEALNWGCNDIGGTLMEEHITTMAGALGGTCMEVESLQTAIASLGRPFQQRDTLYQKVKSEEIGVRS, encoded by the coding sequence GTGACGAAAAGTGCTGTTGAAACAATTCTAGAGCGTGCCTTAGTGGGCTGTGATTTATCCCTAGAAGAGGGAGCGGTATTGTTAAAACAAACTGAGCCAGAGGCGATCGCAGCTATTTGCGCCACAGCTGACAAACTCCGCTACAGTCAAGTAGGTGATACAGTTACCTACATAATTAACCGTAATATCAACTTTACTAATATCTGTGAGCAGCACTGTAGTTTTTGTGCTTTCCGTAGAGATGACGGTGATAATGGTGCGTACTGGTTAGATTCGGCACAAATTTTGGAAAAGGCTACAGATGCAGTGCAGCGGGGTGCTACAGAAATCTGTATGCAAGGAGGATTAAACCCACAAGCGCAGATAAACGGCAAATCTTTGCCTTATTACCTGAAATTAGTGGAAACCATCAAACAGGAATTTCCCCAAATTCATCTCCATGCTTTCTCACCCCAAGAAGTGCAGTTTATAGCTAGACTTGATGGACTTAAGTATGCTGATGTAATTATTGCTTTACGAGATGCTGGTGTTGGCTCAATGCCAGGAACAGCAGCTGAGGTATTGGATGATGAAGTCAGGCGAATACTGTGTCCAGAGAAGATTGACACAGCCACTTGGCTAGAAATAGTCAGTACGGCTCACAAATTAGGCTTAAACACCACAAGTACTATGCTGTCTGGGCATATTGAAACCCACGAACAGCAAATTGGGCATTTAGAAAAATTGCGATCGCTCCAAAAAACTGCGATCAATCAGGGATACCCAGCCAGAATTACTGAGTTTATTTTATTGCCATTCGTTGGACAAGAAGCACCCAAACCCTTACGTCGCCGTGTCGGACGCGATCAACCAGTTTTAGCTGATGCCCTATTATTGGGGGCTGTAGCACGGATTTTCTTGGGAAATTGGATTCCTAACCATCAACAGAGTTGGGTAAAACTAGGGCTTGCAGGTGCGACAGAAGCCTTAAACTGGGGTTGCAACGATATCGGCGGCACATTGATGGAAGAACACATTACCACAATGGCAGGAGCCTTGGGCGGCACTTGTATGGAAGTAGAAAGCCTACAAACCGCGATCGCTTCTCTAGGGAGACCTTTTCAACAACGAGATACTCTATATCAGAAAGTTAAAAGTGAGGAAATAGGAGTTAGGAGTTAA
- a CDS encoding Cof-type HAD-IIB family hydrolase translates to MQKASATHLASTGNQAIAAKDIKLLVVDVDGTIAGKSNTLSKAVKQAIAAVQARGIQVAIATGRMYCSALRFHQEISSNLPLLAYQGAWIQDPANQKIHRNLVVSRKIAHQLLDYFEQPQLRSLLSVHFYVNDQLYVRELTRETQIYAERSGISPIAVGDLREALTDEPTKVLALSDDIDVINKLLGNLRRQYTPAELYLTTSVATFFEATNATANKGAAVRYLAEELLGLQTANVMTIGDNFNDVEMLEYAGIGVAMGNAPAEVQAIAKWVAPSVEEEGAAVAIEKFLL, encoded by the coding sequence ATGCAGAAAGCATCTGCCACACACTTGGCATCAACTGGAAATCAGGCTATTGCTGCCAAAGACATCAAACTGCTGGTTGTAGATGTAGATGGCACGATCGCCGGAAAATCTAACACGTTGAGTAAAGCTGTCAAACAAGCGATCGCAGCAGTGCAAGCACGAGGAATTCAAGTGGCGATCGCTACAGGGCGGATGTACTGCTCAGCCTTACGTTTCCATCAAGAAATTAGCTCGAATCTACCACTGTTAGCCTATCAAGGAGCCTGGATTCAAGACCCAGCCAATCAAAAAATTCATCGCAATTTGGTTGTTTCCAGAAAAATCGCTCACCAACTACTCGACTATTTTGAACAGCCACAGTTGCGAAGTCTTCTCTCAGTTCACTTTTACGTCAATGACCAGCTTTATGTGCGGGAGTTAACTAGAGAAACCCAAATTTATGCAGAACGTTCTGGCATTTCCCCGATTGCTGTGGGTGATTTGCGCGAAGCTTTAACCGATGAACCAACAAAAGTCTTAGCTTTGTCTGATGACATAGATGTCATAAATAAACTATTAGGAAATTTGCGCCGCCAATATACTCCAGCGGAACTTTATCTCACAACATCTGTTGCTACCTTCTTTGAAGCAACTAACGCTACTGCCAACAAAGGTGCAGCTGTGCGTTATCTAGCTGAAGAGTTGCTGGGATTACAAACAGCGAATGTGATGACTATTGGTGATAACTTCAATGATGTTGAAATGCTAGAGTACGCTGGGATTGGTGTGGCTATGGGCAATGCACCAGCAGAGGTTCAAGCGATCGCTAAGTGGGTAGCTCCTAGTGTAGAGGAAGAGGGAGCGGCTGTAGCAATTGAAAAATTTTTGCTGTAG